The Thermovirga sp. genome has a segment encoding these proteins:
- a CDS encoding type II toxin-antitoxin system RelE/ParE family toxin, producing the protein MREYTLLFEGEFRAYALVNEDGSCSVGDLLEALNAVNQYDATTRRTMTKRLEYLVEGKLPKGSPVHHYVENGIWQISSGKYRLMYFFDKERIIICTHWFEKKSSKTPQRQIRKALLHREKYFEAQQDKTLFLNG; encoded by the coding sequence ATGAGAGAGTATACCCTGCTTTTCGAGGGCGAATTTCGCGCTTATGCCCTTGTGAACGAGGATGGGTCATGCAGCGTTGGGGATTTGCTGGAAGCGTTAAATGCTGTAAATCAGTACGACGCAACAACAAGACGAACCATGACCAAAAGGCTGGAATATCTTGTTGAGGGGAAATTGCCCAAGGGTTCACCTGTTCACCACTATGTTGAGAACGGAATATGGCAGATCAGTTCGGGCAAATACAGATTGATGTATTTTTTTGACAAGGAACGAATTATTATCTGTACTCACTGGTTTGAAAAGAAGAGTTCTAAAACCCCTCAACGGCAAATCAGAAAGGCCCTACTGCACCGAGAAAAATACTTTGAAGCCCAACAGGATAAAACTCTTTTTTTGAATGGGTGA
- a CDS encoding helix-turn-helix transcriptional regulator: protein MIMAKPGSKFKRIYEEARRHHDYWMEDLRLQFLSEISALMEEKGLSQKYLAESMNVSEAYISKFFNDNVSKNFTMKTLIEVSRAIGAVVRISVIPAQEEEESKWSLQDSSLETPSWPFRTSGDGIKEWYSPDNRKDKVLAA, encoded by the coding sequence ATGATCATGGCAAAACCAGGTAGCAAGTTTAAAAGAATTTATGAAGAAGCGAGGCGACACCACGATTACTGGATGGAGGATTTACGGCTCCAGTTTTTGAGCGAGATCTCGGCCCTAATGGAAGAGAAGGGCCTATCCCAGAAATATCTCGCCGAATCCATGAACGTATCCGAAGCTTATATAAGCAAGTTTTTTAACGATAACGTTTCAAAAAACTTTACGATGAAGACCCTAATCGAAGTCAGCCGGGCGATCGGAGCGGTAGTGAGGATATCCGTAATCCCCGCACAGGAAGAGGAAGAGTCGAAGTGGTCGCTCCAGGATAGCAGCCTTGAGACGCCTTCCTGGCCGTTTCGCACTTCGGGGGATGGGATCAAGGAGTGGTATTCCCCCGACAACCGGAAGGATAAGGTATTGGCCGCCTGA